One Nonomuraea angiospora DNA segment encodes these proteins:
- a CDS encoding TetR/AcrR family transcriptional regulator, translated as MPPTNPARRQALTDAAIELLASSGAHGLTHRAVEKAAGLPPGTASNYFRSREALLVAAAERIVELHHADTDRAVERPATLVDLLAESLLTAATTLRHRYLAIFELRLEAARRPVLASALAGLEDAAVPVTAGHHDQLGLAIPREKIPAMIALYGGALFTLVSAPPGSVSRDAVRNVAQVILYGCTEEKGQSGAKTIGGSGQ; from the coding sequence ATGCCGCCCACGAATCCAGCCCGTCGCCAAGCCCTGACCGATGCGGCCATCGAGCTGCTGGCGTCGTCGGGCGCGCACGGGCTGACCCATCGCGCGGTGGAGAAGGCGGCGGGCCTCCCGCCGGGCACGGCCTCCAACTATTTCCGCAGCCGGGAAGCCCTGCTGGTGGCCGCCGCGGAGCGCATCGTCGAGCTGCATCACGCCGACACCGACCGGGCCGTCGAGCGACCGGCGACCCTGGTCGACCTGCTGGCGGAATCGCTGCTCACAGCGGCGACCACCCTGCGCCACCGCTACCTGGCGATCTTCGAACTGCGGCTGGAGGCAGCGCGCCGGCCGGTGCTCGCCTCGGCGCTCGCCGGCCTGGAGGACGCGGCGGTGCCGGTCACCGCCGGGCACCACGACCAACTCGGCCTCGCCATCCCGCGCGAGAAGATCCCCGCCATGATCGCGCTCTATGGAGGTGCGCTGTTCACCCTGGTCAGCGCGCCGCCGGGGAGCGTCAGCAGGGACGCCGTCCGGAACGTGGCGCAGGTCATCCTGTATGGTTGTACGGAGGAAAAAGGTCAATCCGGGGCAAAAACTATCGGGGGCTCCGGCCAATAA
- a CDS encoding cold-shock protein, whose amino-acid sequence MATGTVKWFNSEKGFGFIAQDGGGADVFAHYSNIVSNGGYRELTEGQKVSFDIVQGQKGPQAENIVSA is encoded by the coding sequence ATGGCTACCGGAACCGTGAAGTGGTTCAACTCTGAAAAGGGCTTCGGCTTCATCGCGCAGGACGGCGGCGGCGCCGACGTCTTCGCGCACTACTCCAACATCGTGTCCAACGGCGGCTACCGCGAGCTGACCGAGGGCCAGAAGGTGTCCTTCGACATCGTTCAGGGCCAGAAGGGCCCGCAGGCGGAGAACATCGTCTCGGCCTGA
- a CDS encoding alpha/beta hydrolase family protein yields MMRSRLAIAIVALLGAVFPASAASAAAEALSIPRPTGQYAVGRDTLHLVDRKRPDPWVPTADGRELMVSMYYPASTGGSPAPYMTLDEARLLLKGLRLDTRFEAEQLAGVRVNARSGARPIGGRHPLVLLSPGFTLNRATLTTLAEELASKGYVVALVDHAYESYGTAFPGGRTLTCLACEAIERAPSDEAEKKLMAKAAEGRGADLSFVLGELTHWKRWKMVDPRRIGAAGHSLGGNAAAVAMAADRRIRAGVDMDGSFFAPVPRSGLGKRPFLMLGTKAQHSPDTVDTTWPLAWQRLDGWKRWLTVAGSGHFTFIDLPILGGQAGVVDPTAPLSGERSGEITTAYVGAFFDQQLRGEHQPLLDGPSAADPEVEFQNP; encoded by the coding sequence ATGATGAGATCCCGTCTTGCGATCGCGATCGTCGCCCTGCTGGGCGCCGTGTTTCCGGCTTCCGCGGCCTCCGCCGCCGCGGAAGCCCTCTCCATTCCCCGTCCCACCGGGCAGTACGCGGTCGGGCGCGACACCCTGCACCTCGTCGACAGGAAGCGTCCCGACCCGTGGGTGCCCACCGCGGACGGGCGGGAGCTGATGGTGTCGATGTACTACCCCGCCTCGACCGGCGGCAGCCCCGCCCCGTACATGACCCTCGACGAGGCCCGGCTCCTGCTCAAGGGGCTGAGGCTCGACACCAGGTTCGAGGCCGAGCAGCTCGCCGGCGTGCGCGTGAACGCCCGCTCCGGCGCCCGCCCGATCGGCGGCAGGCACCCCTTGGTGCTGCTCTCGCCGGGCTTCACGCTCAACCGCGCCACCCTGACGACGCTCGCCGAGGAGCTGGCGTCCAAGGGGTACGTCGTCGCGCTCGTGGACCACGCCTACGAGTCGTACGGGACCGCCTTCCCCGGCGGCCGCACCCTGACCTGCCTCGCCTGCGAGGCGATCGAGCGGGCCCCCTCCGACGAGGCGGAGAAGAAACTGATGGCCAAGGCCGCCGAAGGCCGGGGAGCGGACCTCTCCTTCGTGCTCGGCGAGCTGACCCACTGGAAGCGCTGGAAGATGGTCGACCCGAGGCGGATCGGCGCCGCCGGGCACTCCCTGGGCGGCAACGCCGCCGCCGTCGCCATGGCCGCCGACCGCCGCATCCGCGCGGGGGTGGACATGGACGGCTCGTTCTTCGCGCCGGTCCCGCGGTCCGGGCTCGGCAAGCGGCCCTTCCTCATGCTCGGCACCAAGGCCCAGCACTCGCCCGACACCGTCGACACGACCTGGCCGCTGGCCTGGCAGCGGCTGGACGGCTGGAAGCGCTGGCTGACGGTCGCCGGCTCCGGGCACTTCACCTTCATCGACCTGCCGATCCTCGGCGGGCAGGCCGGAGTCGTCGACCCCACCGCCCCGCTCTCGGGCGAACGATCGGGCGAGATCACCACGGCCTATGTGGGCGCCTTCTTCGACCAGCAGCTACGCGGCGAGCACCAGCCGCTGCTGGACGGCCCGTCCGCCGCCGATCCCGAGGTGGAGTTCCAGAATCCCTGA
- a CDS encoding acetyltransferase produces the protein MIRDGRYEGQSGGISVTLRVDADGSGVISADVFQVAADGRKAYLASARTAPGTKVALDDGTWPAIWQAAPAGKTTGSLALAQAAQADGGSVTFVLDAPLNGLPTQTEVVVPVERKDDALRELGLEIELEQNVPAPSPVIFQGVERTVNGCLRAAGFAVKDVGRQSPIPAGIAGAWDDSLLYTMLSDLMLITGDASLRARAWELHLLLLSRAAIPGLAGVMFDAEGLLQRQGAAVFTAGFQGATRDQKIIRTIVHELGHALNLAHRFERVVGRADSTSFMNYDWRYLGGGHEQDYWREFGFTFDADELTFLRHGPLTALIPGGEPFHSVRYWADGGGGHSPYAPEIPFDGYRLTLAAPDSGAVFAFGQPVFLKVTLENRTAAELEVERWVLDPKAGPLEILVRRRSDPPADPTAFTPIAQRCMAAMDSTATLTIPPGGAISNNLNLTFGSAGFTFAEPGEYDITPVLGLPARDPAGEPVQWVVTGEPLRVRITPPQGVAEERDAEVLHASEVGAWFALGGTDALASAGEALQGVRERRQAETGSHDPVVAAIVRTAALDAARPSIRFQDEEYVRRDGDPERAARLLAGLDARALRTFDPYTAQQTIALAAEYRSAAGE, from the coding sequence ATGATCAGGGACGGGCGCTACGAGGGGCAGAGCGGCGGCATCTCGGTCACGCTGCGGGTTGACGCGGACGGCTCGGGGGTGATCAGCGCGGACGTGTTCCAGGTCGCGGCGGACGGCCGGAAGGCATACCTGGCGTCGGCGCGCACCGCGCCCGGCACCAAGGTCGCGCTCGACGACGGGACGTGGCCGGCGATCTGGCAGGCCGCTCCCGCCGGCAAGACGACGGGGTCGCTGGCCCTGGCCCAGGCGGCGCAGGCCGACGGCGGGTCGGTCACGTTCGTCCTCGACGCCCCGCTGAACGGGCTGCCCACTCAGACCGAGGTGGTCGTGCCCGTCGAGCGCAAGGACGACGCGCTGCGCGAGCTGGGCCTGGAGATCGAGCTGGAGCAGAACGTCCCGGCGCCGAGCCCGGTGATCTTCCAGGGCGTGGAGCGCACGGTCAACGGCTGCCTGCGGGCCGCCGGGTTCGCGGTCAAGGACGTCGGGCGGCAGAGCCCCATCCCCGCCGGGATCGCCGGGGCCTGGGACGACTCGCTGCTCTACACCATGCTGAGCGATCTCATGCTCATCACGGGCGACGCGTCGCTGCGTGCCAGGGCGTGGGAGCTGCATCTGCTCCTGCTGTCCCGGGCGGCCATCCCCGGGCTGGCCGGCGTGATGTTCGACGCCGAAGGGCTGCTCCAGCGGCAGGGCGCGGCGGTCTTCACGGCCGGGTTCCAGGGGGCGACCAGGGATCAGAAGATCATCAGGACCATCGTGCACGAGCTCGGGCACGCGCTCAACCTCGCGCACCGCTTCGAGCGCGTGGTCGGCCGGGCCGACTCGACCTCCTTCATGAACTACGACTGGCGATACCTGGGCGGCGGGCACGAGCAGGACTACTGGCGGGAGTTCGGCTTCACCTTCGACGCCGACGAGCTGACATTTCTCCGGCACGGGCCGTTGACGGCGCTGATCCCTGGGGGCGAGCCCTTCCACTCGGTCCGCTACTGGGCCGACGGGGGCGGTGGGCACTCGCCGTACGCGCCCGAGATCCCGTTCGACGGCTACCGGCTGACGCTCGCCGCGCCCGACTCCGGGGCGGTCTTCGCCTTCGGCCAGCCGGTGTTCCTCAAGGTCACCCTGGAGAACCGCACGGCGGCGGAGCTGGAGGTGGAGCGCTGGGTGCTCGACCCGAAGGCCGGCCCGCTGGAGATCCTGGTGCGCCGCCGCAGCGACCCGCCGGCGGACCCGACCGCGTTCACCCCGATCGCCCAGCGGTGCATGGCCGCCATGGACTCCACCGCGACGCTCACCATCCCGCCCGGCGGGGCGATCAGCAACAACCTCAACCTCACCTTCGGCTCGGCCGGCTTCACCTTCGCCGAACCCGGCGAATACGACATCACGCCGGTCCTCGGCCTCCCCGCCCGCGACCCGGCGGGCGAGCCCGTGCAGTGGGTGGTCACCGGCGAGCCGCTGCGCGTGCGCATCACGCCCCCGCAGGGCGTGGCGGAGGAGCGCGACGCCGAGGTGCTGCACGCGTCGGAGGTGGGCGCGTGGTTCGCCCTCGGCGGCACCGACGCCCTCGCCTCGGCGGGCGAGGCGCTGCAAGGGGTACGCGAGCGCCGCCAGGCCGAGACCGGGAGCCATGACCCGGTCGTGGCGGCGATCGTCCGGACCGCCGCGCTCGACGCCGCCCGCCCGTCGATCCGGTTCCAGGACGAGGAGTACGTCCGCCGCGACGGAGACCCCGAGCGGGCCGCCCGGCTCCTGGCCGGCCTGGACGCCCGGGCGCTGCGCACCTTCGACCCGTACACCGCGCAGCAGACGATCGCCCTCGCCGCCGAGTACCGGAGCGCCGCCGGCGAATAG
- a CDS encoding ABC transporter ATP-binding protein — protein MLLALRYYGGELVRQRWVALTALTMPALGNICLSYLAPLAVAGLVGRLAAGEEGGVAELLPYVLAFGALLLAGEVLWRIGLHFLNRTDARGIERLGVVGMEELLTKDAAFFHNNFAGSLTKRVLGFSSRFEDFADTLTFSIMAKLVPLTFASVVLWQYHPLLVLVLIGLIIVTGVLVAPLIRRRQALVDEREAARVLVSGHVADVLANMETVRAFAAEDREATEHRARIAEQQRLALRSWDYGNLRVDTVVAPISVLTSAVGLLLAVMLRGGLGVEAIVVTFTYYTSAISIMFEFNQIYRRIESVLTEAAQFTELLLVPPTVLDPADPLPLRPADSGVRFEHVRFSHGGAPPLFEGLDLDIPSGTKIGLVGQSGGGKTTLTRLLLRLMDVDAGRILIGGQDISRLRQADLRSLIAYVPQEPAMFHRSVRDNIAFARPGATDAEILAAARAAHVTEFAESLPDGFDTLVGERGVKLSGGQRQRLALARAILRDAPILLLDEATSALDSESEILVQEALWHLMRDRTALVVAHRLSTVVRMDRLVVLNRGCVVEQGSHAELLQADGPYARLWRHQSGGFLVDDDRSIASVGQAAVE, from the coding sequence GTGCTGCTGGCACTGCGCTACTACGGCGGTGAGCTGGTCCGCCAGCGGTGGGTCGCGCTGACCGCGCTGACGATGCCGGCGCTGGGCAACATCTGCCTGTCCTACCTGGCGCCGCTGGCGGTGGCCGGGCTGGTGGGGCGCCTGGCCGCGGGCGAGGAGGGCGGCGTCGCCGAGCTCCTGCCGTACGTGCTCGCCTTCGGCGCGCTGCTACTGGCGGGCGAGGTGCTGTGGCGGATCGGGCTGCACTTCCTCAACCGTACCGACGCCCGGGGCATCGAACGGCTCGGCGTGGTGGGCATGGAGGAGCTGCTGACCAAGGACGCCGCGTTCTTCCACAACAACTTCGCCGGCTCGCTGACCAAGCGGGTGCTGGGCTTCTCCTCCCGGTTCGAGGACTTCGCCGACACGCTCACCTTCTCGATCATGGCCAAGCTGGTGCCGCTGACCTTCGCCTCGGTGGTGCTGTGGCAGTATCACCCGCTGCTGGTCCTCGTCCTCATCGGTCTCATCATCGTCACCGGCGTGCTCGTCGCCCCGCTGATCCGCCGTCGCCAGGCGCTGGTCGACGAGCGGGAGGCCGCCAGGGTGCTGGTGTCGGGCCACGTCGCCGACGTGCTGGCCAACATGGAGACGGTCCGCGCGTTCGCCGCCGAGGACCGCGAGGCCACCGAGCACCGTGCCAGGATCGCCGAGCAGCAGCGGCTGGCGCTGCGGTCCTGGGACTACGGCAATCTACGGGTGGACACGGTCGTCGCCCCGATCTCCGTCCTCACCAGCGCCGTCGGCCTGCTCCTCGCCGTGATGCTGCGGGGCGGTCTGGGCGTGGAGGCCATCGTGGTGACGTTCACCTACTACACGAGCGCGATCAGCATCATGTTCGAGTTCAACCAGATCTACCGGCGGATCGAGAGCGTGCTCACCGAGGCCGCCCAGTTCACCGAGCTGCTCCTCGTGCCGCCGACCGTGCTCGACCCCGCCGACCCGCTGCCGCTGCGCCCGGCCGACTCGGGCGTGCGCTTCGAGCACGTGAGGTTCTCGCACGGCGGCGCCCCGCCCCTGTTCGAGGGACTGGACCTGGACATCCCCAGCGGCACCAAGATCGGCCTGGTCGGCCAGTCCGGCGGCGGCAAGACCACCCTCACCCGGCTGCTGCTGCGCCTCATGGACGTCGACGCGGGCCGGATCCTGATCGGCGGCCAGGACATCTCCCGGCTGCGCCAGGCCGACCTGCGCAGCCTCATCGCGTACGTCCCCCAGGAACCCGCCATGTTCCACCGGTCGGTGCGCGACAACATCGCCTTCGCCCGGCCGGGCGCCACCGACGCCGAGATCCTCGCGGCGGCGCGGGCGGCGCACGTCACGGAGTTCGCCGAGTCCCTGCCGGACGGCTTCGACACCCTGGTCGGCGAGCGCGGCGTCAAGCTCTCCGGCGGCCAGCGGCAGCGCCTCGCGCTCGCGCGCGCCATCCTGCGCGACGCCCCGATCCTGCTGCTGGACGAGGCCACCAGCGCCCTCGACTCCGAGAGCGAGATCCTCGTCCAGGAGGCCCTGTGGCACCTGATGCGCGACCGCACCGCGCTCGTGGTGGCCCACCGCCTGAGCACCGTCGTCCGGATGGACCGGCTGGTCGTGCTCAACCGGGGGTGCGTCGTGGAGCAGGGCTCCCACGCCGAGCTGCTCCAGGCCGACGGCCCGTACGCCCGGCTCTGGCGGCACCAGTCCGGCGGCTTCCTGGTGGACGACGACCGCTCCATCGCCTCCGTCGGCCAGGCGGCGGTTGAGTAG
- a CDS encoding sensor domain-containing protein — protein sequence MRTLQRRLATDTRYTLLGLPLSVASFATTVIGVSAGLGSAVAFVGLPVLATTAGAARHLADLERVALPGVLGHPVARPAYAPVPEGAGWFRRVMNPLTSGQAMMDLLHGIIALPFALAAFVLSAVWWAGAIAGLTFPVYGWAIARIPGALENGLPEWLGLAATPTTFVLVTTAVGALFALTLVPVVRMAALLKAGVAQTMLTRAVHPEPAPTREPAWVIAR from the coding sequence ATGAGAACCCTCCAGCGCCGCCTCGCCACCGACACCCGCTACACCCTGCTCGGCCTCCCGCTCTCCGTCGCCTCCTTCGCCACCACCGTCATCGGCGTCTCGGCGGGTCTGGGCAGCGCGGTCGCCTTCGTCGGCCTGCCGGTGCTGGCCACGACCGCCGGCGCGGCCAGGCACCTCGCCGACCTCGAACGCGTCGCGCTCCCCGGCGTGCTGGGCCACCCCGTCGCCCGCCCGGCGTACGCGCCCGTCCCCGAGGGCGCGGGCTGGTTCCGCCGCGTGATGAACCCGCTGACCAGCGGGCAGGCGATGATGGACCTGCTGCACGGGATCATCGCGCTGCCGTTCGCGCTGGCCGCCTTCGTGCTCAGCGCCGTGTGGTGGGCCGGGGCCATCGCCGGCCTCACCTTCCCCGTCTACGGCTGGGCCATCGCCCGGATCCCCGGCGCCCTCGAGAACGGGCTGCCCGAGTGGCTGGGGCTGGCCGCCACCCCCACGACGTTCGTGCTCGTCACCACGGCGGTGGGCGCGCTGTTCGCGCTGACGCTGGTGCCGGTGGTCCGGATGGCCGCCCTGCTCAAGGCGGGCGTGGCGCAGACCATGCTCACCCGCGCCGTCCACCCGGAGCCCGCCCCGACCCGCGAGCCCGCCTGGGTGATCGCGCGATAG
- a CDS encoding sensor histidine kinase translates to MSPRDRRAKAGAAAGAALTLGLTAAGIVLHVADGRTPGNPDLMAWWPMSATAACSYGLMGAWLAGARPRLVIGWLLLAIGLLQAISLAGPQYAVHALALGHPLPGAEAALWVGNWTWRTGLALIALVLPLLLPDGRLLGRGWRPVMWLAAAGVLAASVDAARTGYAVDAPSLVGTYLRNPVGVDRLPPWLGLAVNAIPATALAFALVCLWLRWREGGLAQRQQLKWIGLGFAATVVLFGLGFPLGPVVTAAAMLPLPLGCLVAAMRYGLWDVDVVVSRSLRYTLFLLCALVGYTALVDLLSGVLGRSTGAPLVAVAVVALAGRPLEGLLRGRVNRLVHGRREDPYAVLAGIARRLDAARDAHVVGAELLPEMTRTVASTMRLPYVAIELADGERVAHGSPVTATERLPLRYGGADVGTMLVGHRADGLSRAERRLLASLAASAGVAVHTVALTRDLVRSRKQLVTAREEERRRLYRELHDGFGPLLAAAALQAETARDLIGEDRAAATRLLDKVVPRLRGAVDDVRGIVHGLRPPALDDLGLPSAVRELAGRFAGARLRIDVEIVEPLDPAPAAVEVAAYRMVAEALTNTTRHAGAATARVELRREADDLRVVVEDDGRGMPRAPVPGMGVASMRARARELGGDLTIGAGTGGAGTRVEARLPLHTRGEIELTEEVPA, encoded by the coding sequence GTGTCACCACGCGACAGGCGGGCCAAGGCGGGCGCCGCCGCCGGCGCGGCCCTCACTCTGGGCCTCACCGCGGCCGGCATCGTGCTGCACGTCGCCGACGGGCGGACGCCCGGCAACCCCGACCTCATGGCGTGGTGGCCGATGAGCGCGACGGCCGCCTGCTCGTACGGACTGATGGGCGCCTGGCTCGCCGGCGCGCGCCCGCGGCTCGTCATCGGCTGGCTGCTGCTGGCCATCGGTCTCCTCCAGGCGATCAGCCTCGCCGGCCCGCAGTACGCCGTGCACGCGCTGGCGCTCGGGCATCCCCTGCCGGGCGCCGAGGCCGCGCTGTGGGTCGGCAACTGGACGTGGCGCACCGGGCTCGCCCTCATCGCCCTGGTGCTGCCGCTGCTGCTGCCCGACGGGCGGCTGCTGGGGCGCGGCTGGCGCCCGGTGATGTGGCTGGCGGCGGCCGGCGTGCTGGCGGCGAGCGTGGACGCGGCCAGGACCGGCTACGCCGTGGACGCGCCCAGCCTGGTCGGCACCTACCTGCGTAACCCCGTCGGCGTGGACCGGCTGCCGCCGTGGCTGGGGCTGGCGGTGAACGCGATCCCGGCGACGGCGCTGGCGTTCGCCCTCGTGTGCCTGTGGCTCAGGTGGCGCGAGGGCGGCCTGGCGCAGCGGCAGCAGCTCAAGTGGATCGGGCTGGGGTTCGCGGCCACGGTGGTGCTGTTCGGGCTCGGCTTCCCCCTCGGCCCGGTGGTGACCGCGGCGGCGATGCTGCCGCTGCCGCTCGGCTGCCTGGTGGCGGCCATGCGGTACGGGCTGTGGGACGTCGACGTGGTCGTCAGCCGGTCGCTGCGCTACACCCTGTTCCTGCTGTGCGCCCTGGTCGGATACACCGCGCTGGTGGACCTCCTGAGCGGCGTGCTCGGGCGCTCGACCGGCGCGCCGCTGGTCGCCGTGGCGGTGGTGGCGCTGGCCGGCCGCCCGTTGGAGGGCCTGCTGCGGGGCCGGGTCAACCGGCTGGTCCACGGCCGGCGCGAGGACCCGTACGCGGTGCTGGCCGGCATCGCCCGGCGCTTGGACGCCGCCCGCGACGCGCACGTGGTCGGCGCCGAGCTGCTGCCCGAGATGACCCGCACGGTGGCCTCGACGATGCGCCTGCCGTACGTGGCGATCGAGCTGGCGGACGGCGAGCGCGTCGCGCACGGGAGCCCCGTGACGGCGACCGAACGCCTCCCCCTGCGTTACGGCGGGGCCGACGTCGGCACCATGCTGGTCGGCCACCGCGCCGACGGGCTGAGCCGGGCCGAGCGCAGGCTGCTGGCCTCCCTCGCCGCGTCCGCCGGGGTGGCCGTGCACACGGTCGCCCTGACGCGGGACCTGGTGCGCTCGCGCAAGCAGCTCGTCACCGCGCGGGAGGAGGAGCGGCGGCGGCTCTACCGGGAGCTGCACGACGGCTTCGGCCCCCTGCTGGCCGCGGCGGCGCTGCAGGCCGAGACCGCCCGCGACCTCATCGGCGAGGACCGGGCGGCGGCGACGCGGCTGCTGGACAAGGTGGTGCCGCGGCTGCGCGGGGCGGTGGACGACGTCCGCGGGATCGTGCACGGCCTGCGCCCGCCCGCACTCGACGATCTCGGCCTGCCGTCGGCCGTGCGCGAGCTGGCCGGCCGGTTCGCCGGCGCGCGCCTGCGGATCGACGTCGAGATCGTCGAACCCCTGGATCCGGCGCCGGCCGCCGTCGAGGTCGCCGCGTACCGCATGGTGGCCGAGGCCCTGACCAACACCACCCGCCACGCGGGCGCGGCCACGGCCCGGGTCGAGCTGCGGCGCGAGGCGGACGACCTGCGGGTCGTGGTCGAGGACGACGGCCGTGGCATGCCGCGGGCGCCGGTGCCGGGCATGGGGGTGGCGTCCATGCGGGCCAGGGCGCGCGAACTCGGCGGTGACCTGACCATCGGCGCCGGGACCGGTGGCGCCGGGACCCGCGTCGAGGCCCGCCTGCCGCTGCACACGCGCGGCGAGATCGAGCTGACCGAGGAGGTGCCCGCGTGA
- a CDS encoding response regulator, protein MRVLVVDDHPLYREGLITALESLPDVEVVGEAPDGHEAVRLAAELTPDIVVMDLNLPARDGGPALNGIDATREVVRHRPETAVLVLTMLDGDDSVFAAMRAGARGYLVKGADRQEIARALRAVGSGEVVFSAAIAGRVLSWFASGGRAATTPFPELTEREREVLDLVARGLTNAAIAKRLFLSDKTVRNHVSNVFTKLQVADRAEAVARARDAGLGTGG, encoded by the coding sequence GTGAGGGTGCTCGTCGTCGATGACCATCCGCTCTACCGGGAGGGACTCATCACCGCCCTGGAGTCCCTGCCGGACGTCGAGGTGGTCGGGGAGGCGCCCGACGGGCACGAGGCCGTCCGGCTCGCCGCCGAGCTGACGCCGGACATCGTGGTGATGGACCTCAACCTGCCCGCGCGCGACGGCGGGCCGGCGCTCAACGGCATCGACGCCACCCGCGAGGTCGTCCGGCACCGGCCGGAGACCGCGGTGCTGGTCCTGACGATGCTGGACGGCGACGACTCGGTGTTCGCGGCGATGCGGGCGGGCGCGCGGGGCTATCTCGTCAAGGGTGCCGACCGGCAGGAGATCGCGCGGGCGCTGCGGGCCGTCGGCAGCGGCGAGGTGGTCTTCAGCGCGGCGATCGCGGGGCGGGTGCTGTCGTGGTTCGCCTCCGGCGGCAGGGCCGCGACCACGCCGTTCCCCGAGCTGACCGAGCGCGAGCGCGAGGTGCTCGACCTCGTGGCCCGCGGGCTGACGAACGCGGCCATCGCCAAGCGGCTGTTCCTGTCGGACAAGACGGTCCGCAACCACGTGTCCAACGTCTTCACCAAGCTGCAGGTCGCCGACCGCGCCGAAGCCGTCGCCCGGGCCAGGGACGCGGGCCTGGGCACGGGCGGCTGA